A part of Haloarchaeobius sp. HME9146 genomic DNA contains:
- a CDS encoding FAD-binding oxidoreductase has translation MTGSESEIPETVAVVGGGAVGTTAAYDLARDGAEVTLFEAGDIASGSTGRASGICYDAFAEDVDAAVAQRALERFRAFDGQGDFELSPWPYVWLAREGDEKRAEAIREQVPRMQKHGRNVELADLETLDSEFPDLNLDDVAVAAVAHDAAHVIPPTYPPLLAEKAAEAGATVRTNTTVELSTDPTGVVVDGEVQEFDAVLVAAGAHSKQLLARVDIPIAMKPYRVQALTASDELEIPICYDATGGFYLRPHPDGLLAGDGTEEVESDPDDWNRDADDWFVSDVSAGVEHRAGCSPDVERAWAGLCTATPDHDPLLGELRDGLYVATGFQGHGFMRSPALGEAIAAQIRGGEGIEPFDPTRFDGDEEFEIVEGMDVE, from the coding sequence ATGACGGGGAGCGAATCCGAAATTCCAGAAACCGTCGCCGTCGTCGGCGGCGGTGCGGTCGGGACTACCGCGGCCTACGACCTCGCCCGCGACGGGGCCGAGGTGACCCTGTTCGAGGCCGGCGACATCGCCAGCGGGAGCACCGGCCGTGCCTCGGGCATCTGCTACGACGCCTTTGCCGAGGACGTGGACGCCGCGGTCGCCCAGCGCGCCCTGGAGCGCTTCCGGGCGTTCGACGGCCAGGGCGACTTCGAACTCTCACCGTGGCCCTACGTCTGGCTGGCACGCGAGGGCGACGAGAAGCGCGCCGAGGCCATCCGCGAGCAGGTACCGCGGATGCAGAAACACGGACGAAACGTCGAGCTGGCCGACCTCGAAACCCTCGACTCGGAGTTCCCTGACCTCAACCTCGACGACGTGGCGGTCGCCGCGGTCGCCCACGACGCGGCCCACGTCATCCCGCCGACCTACCCGCCGCTACTGGCTGAGAAAGCAGCCGAAGCGGGCGCGACGGTCCGGACCAACACCACGGTGGAACTCAGCACCGACCCGACCGGTGTCGTGGTCGACGGCGAGGTACAGGAATTCGACGCGGTCCTCGTCGCGGCCGGCGCGCACTCGAAGCAGTTGCTCGCCCGAGTTGACATTCCCATCGCGATGAAACCCTACCGCGTGCAGGCGCTCACCGCCAGCGACGAACTCGAGATTCCCATCTGCTACGACGCAACCGGCGGATTCTACCTGCGGCCCCACCCTGACGGGCTGCTCGCGGGGGACGGGACCGAGGAGGTCGAATCAGACCCGGACGACTGGAACCGGGACGCCGACGACTGGTTCGTCTCGGACGTTTCGGCGGGCGTGGAACACCGCGCTGGCTGTTCGCCCGACGTCGAGCGCGCCTGGGCCGGGTTGTGTACGGCGACCCCCGACCACGACCCGCTGCTTGGTGAATTACGAGACGGCCTCTACGTCGCGACCGGTTTCCAGGGCCACGGGTTCATGCGGTCACCGGCGCTGGGTGAGGCTATTGCTGCACAGATTCGCGGTGGCGAGGGTATCGAGCCGTTCGACCCGACGCGGTTCGACGGGGACGAGGAGTTCGAGATTGTGGAAGGGATGGATGTGGAGTAG
- a CDS encoding glycosyl transferase family 2: MEYVQERVATLHDLTNPCPDAPTDRTAVVVPMTEREYAGLAAEQVLSTLAEVDPASVIVPLRAPAERVPDFHEWLGSFDLDIELLWCSADSVSDLLHEHGLENGFGKGRDVWLALGLAAERADYVVVHDADTKSYSEAHVPRLLSPLDQGFDFSKGYYARVENNQLYGRLFRLFYTPLVRALDDAHDHPFLDYLDAFRYALAGEFAMTADLARQVRAQRAFGLEVGVLADTFEYAGFEGTAQVDLGRHEHDHRSVSGPTGLSDMSTQVGRALFNALADHGIEPDFDTLPARFEDAAGTLVRQYAADAKFNGLEFDVAGERDQVATYADAVVEPTVDTRLPAWDDAPLVPEDVAAAATDAMARVVE; this comes from the coding sequence ATGGAGTACGTCCAGGAGCGGGTCGCGACGCTCCACGACCTGACGAACCCCTGCCCGGACGCCCCCACCGACCGGACCGCCGTCGTGGTTCCCATGACCGAGCGGGAGTACGCGGGACTCGCCGCCGAGCAGGTGCTCTCGACGCTCGCCGAGGTGGACCCCGCCTCGGTCATCGTCCCCCTGCGCGCCCCGGCAGAGCGCGTCCCAGACTTCCACGAGTGGCTCGGCTCGTTCGACCTCGACATCGAGTTGCTGTGGTGCTCGGCCGACTCGGTCTCCGACCTCCTGCACGAACACGGCCTGGAGAACGGGTTCGGGAAGGGTCGCGACGTGTGGCTGGCGCTCGGGCTCGCCGCCGAGCGCGCCGACTACGTCGTCGTCCACGACGCCGACACGAAGAGCTACAGCGAGGCCCACGTCCCGCGCCTGCTCTCCCCGCTCGACCAGGGGTTCGACTTCTCGAAGGGCTACTACGCCCGCGTCGAGAACAATCAGCTGTACGGCCGGCTGTTCCGGCTGTTCTACACGCCCCTGGTCCGCGCACTCGACGACGCCCACGACCACCCGTTCCTCGACTACCTCGACGCCTTCCGGTACGCGCTCGCCGGCGAGTTCGCCATGACGGCCGACCTCGCCCGGCAGGTGCGTGCCCAGCGCGCCTTCGGACTCGAAGTCGGCGTGCTCGCGGACACCTTCGAGTACGCCGGGTTCGAGGGGACTGCACAGGTCGACCTCGGCCGCCACGAGCACGACCATCGGTCCGTCTCGGGGCCGACCGGTCTCTCGGACATGTCGACCCAGGTCGGCCGGGCGCTGTTCAACGCGCTCGCCGACCACGGCATCGAGCCGGACTTCGACACCCTCCCCGCGCGATTCGAGGACGCGGCGGGAACCCTCGTGCGGCAGTACGCCGCCGACGCGAAGTTCAACGGGCTCGAGTTCGACGTAGCCGGCGAGCGCGACCAGGTCGCGACCTACGCCGACGCGGTCGTCGAGCCCACGGTCGACACCCGGCTTCCTGCGTGGGACGACGCGCCCCTCGTCCCCGAGGACGTGGCCGCTGCCGCGACCGACGCGATGGCCCGCGTAGTCGAATGA
- a CDS encoding luciferase, whose amino-acid sequence MLTRGVTLPRTGLDGVALKPKEVDISQAVGLDVDMLAVDYEGREHLPDASVLRDLAQHSRVMVTTPVRADGFDPLGDNSLAQTLPEEIRRILVAGHPAYLTDDEKGRAIAPRLGAARKVDAEAWVGTEGIERIAMAAGGTQFELLSRSTARDLRALRDAGFDGEVAIYAPTVLTDEEDAVLDAVGGYISRRGAVARALPDGCATDSTATGRAREVLLTASTDFALVGDTETVRERVAELKELGADYVVGYPARGLDEFLN is encoded by the coding sequence ATGCTAACCAGAGGCGTCACTCTCCCCCGGACTGGCCTCGACGGCGTCGCGCTCAAGCCCAAGGAGGTCGACATCTCCCAGGCAGTCGGCCTCGACGTCGACATGCTCGCGGTGGACTACGAGGGCCGCGAGCATCTGCCCGACGCGTCGGTCCTGCGTGACCTCGCCCAGCACTCGCGAGTCATGGTCACCACGCCGGTCCGCGCCGACGGGTTCGACCCCCTCGGCGACAACTCGCTGGCCCAGACGCTGCCCGAGGAAATCCGGCGCATCCTGGTCGCCGGCCACCCCGCCTACCTCACCGACGACGAGAAGGGCCGGGCGATTGCACCGCGACTCGGCGCGGCCCGCAAGGTCGATGCCGAGGCGTGGGTCGGCACCGAGGGCATCGAGCGCATCGCGATGGCCGCCGGTGGCACGCAGTTCGAACTGCTCTCGCGCTCGACCGCGCGGGACCTGCGGGCTCTCCGAGATGCCGGCTTCGACGGCGAGGTCGCCATCTACGCGCCCACTGTCCTCACCGACGAGGAGGACGCGGTGCTGGACGCCGTGGGCGGGTACATCTCCCGCCGCGGTGCGGTGGCGCGGGCACTGCCCGACGGCTGCGCGACGGATTCGACTGCGACCGGCCGGGCGCGTGAGGTGCTCCTCACGGCGAGCACCGACTTCGCGCTGGTCGGCGATACCGAGACGGTCCGCGAGCGCGTTGCGGAGCTGAAGGAACTGGGAGCCGACTACGTGGTCGGCTACCCGGCGCGCGGGCTGGACGAGTTCCTGAACTGA
- a CDS encoding CoA pyrophosphatase: MDLRRVAEFTPRPIEDQKHDAGVLIPVIERDGEYHLLFTKRADHLGKHPGQMSFPGGGNEPGDVDIQETALREAYEEIGLHPDEVDMVGRLDDIRTITEYAVTPFVGMAPDRAYDPNEREVAEVALLPVSALLDDENYEYEHRDHPYYGEIVIHYFHVNGYTVWGATGRILVQLLELTTDWRAPMRLDRRI; encoded by the coding sequence ATGGACCTGCGTCGCGTCGCCGAGTTCACACCCCGTCCCATCGAGGACCAGAAACACGATGCCGGGGTTCTCATCCCCGTCATCGAACGGGACGGCGAGTACCACCTACTGTTCACGAAACGCGCCGACCACCTCGGCAAACACCCCGGGCAGATGAGTTTCCCCGGCGGTGGCAACGAACCCGGGGACGTCGATATCCAGGAGACCGCTCTCCGCGAAGCGTACGAGGAGATCGGGCTCCATCCCGACGAGGTCGACATGGTCGGCCGACTGGACGACATCCGGACGATCACCGAATATGCGGTGACACCGTTCGTCGGGATGGCCCCCGACCGCGCCTACGACCCGAACGAGCGCGAGGTCGCTGAGGTGGCGCTGCTCCCGGTGTCGGCCCTGCTCGACGACGAGAACTACGAGTACGAGCACCGCGACCACCCCTACTACGGCGAGATAGTCATCCACTACTTCCACGTCAACGGCTACACCGTCTGGGGCGCGACGGGGCGCATCCTCGTGCAACTGCTCGAACTGACGACGGACTGGCGCGCGCCGATGCGGCTCGACCGGCGCATCTGA
- a CDS encoding Hsp20/alpha crystallin family protein, whose amino-acid sequence MTLRDIGKSVSNSVLKQVGRAASQMQENRPIPVDVLESDDAYLVVFDAPGATQSDVQVRYIDGAVEVRIDRFRQFYEDYEMRVPGRGMSLDGHAELPDDALVNAEDAKATLRKNGTLEIEIPKEEGETDDESVDTVTIAEPDDDEETEE is encoded by the coding sequence ATGACGCTCCGAGACATCGGCAAGTCGGTGAGCAACTCGGTCCTGAAGCAGGTCGGCCGCGCGGCCAGCCAGATGCAGGAGAACCGCCCGATTCCCGTCGACGTGCTCGAATCCGACGACGCCTACCTCGTCGTGTTCGACGCCCCCGGGGCCACGCAGTCCGACGTGCAGGTCCGCTACATCGACGGTGCGGTCGAGGTCCGAATCGACCGCTTCCGCCAGTTCTACGAGGACTACGAGATGCGCGTCCCCGGCCGCGGCATGTCGCTCGACGGCCACGCGGAACTGCCCGACGACGCGCTCGTCAACGCCGAGGACGCGAAGGCGACGCTCCGGAAGAACGGCACGCTGGAGATCGAGATTCCGAAAGAAGAAGGCGAGACGGACGACGAATCCGTCGACACCGTCACCATCGCCGAACCCGACGACGACGAGGAGACGGAAGAGTAA
- a CDS encoding creatininase family protein gives MHLARHTTTTLGDSLDSAEVALLPTGSVEQHGPALPLGTDFMAAEAVADAVADRDDVVCLPTLPVGVSEHHRQFDGTLWTDPETFEDYVSDVLSSMASHGVRKAVIVNGHGGNTDAITRAARRLRRNETAFAAPWNWWSNLEGLDAELFGQAGIGHADEVETSMVMHIQGDLVREENLEEAEDGAADSWGKSVHGANVGFDTADFSESGAVGHPTSGSPGAGKQLFEKATDELDALVDWLSETQFEALLPEGHR, from the coding sequence ATGCACCTCGCGCGACACACGACGACGACCCTCGGCGACTCCCTCGATTCCGCCGAGGTCGCGCTGCTGCCGACAGGCAGCGTCGAACAGCACGGGCCAGCCCTCCCACTCGGCACCGACTTCATGGCGGCCGAGGCAGTCGCCGACGCGGTGGCCGACCGCGACGACGTGGTCTGCCTCCCCACCCTGCCGGTCGGGGTCAGCGAGCACCACCGGCAGTTCGACGGGACGCTGTGGACCGACCCCGAGACGTTCGAGGACTACGTCTCCGACGTGCTTTCGAGCATGGCCAGCCACGGCGTCCGCAAGGCCGTCATCGTGAACGGCCACGGCGGGAACACCGACGCCATCACCCGGGCAGCCCGGCGACTGCGCCGGAATGAAACTGCCTTCGCCGCGCCCTGGAACTGGTGGTCGAACCTCGAAGGACTGGACGCCGAACTGTTTGGGCAGGCCGGCATCGGCCACGCCGACGAGGTCGAGACGAGCATGGTCATGCACATCCAGGGAGACCTCGTCCGCGAGGAGAATCTGGAGGAGGCCGAGGACGGCGCGGCCGACTCGTGGGGGAAGTCGGTCCACGGCGCGAACGTCGGCTTCGACACCGCCGACTTCTCCGAGTCCGGCGCGGTCGGGCACCCGACCAGCGGCTCGCCAGGCGCGGGCAAGCAACTGTTCGAGAAGGCGACCGACGAACTGGACGCACTGGTCGACTGGCTTTCTGAGACCCAGTTCGAGGCGCTCCTCCCGGAGGGCCACCGATGA